Within Helicoverpa zea isolate HzStark_Cry1AcR chromosome 17, ilHelZeax1.1, whole genome shotgun sequence, the genomic segment taatcccctatgtatttccttatgtacactctatgtaatcccctatgtatttccttatgtacactctatgttatcccctatgtacttccttatgtacactctatgtaatcccctatgtacttccttatgtgcactctatgtcatcccctatgtatttccttatgtagacTTTATGAActaccctatgtatttccttatgtacactctatgtaatcccctgtgtatttccttatgtacactctatgtaatcccctatgtatttccttatgtacactttatgaactgccctgtgtatttccttatgtacactatgtaatcccctttgtaattccttatgtacactctatgtaatcccctatgtatttccttatgtcactctatgtaatcctctatgtacttccttatgtacactctatgtaatcccctatgtatttccttatgtacactgtatgaactgccctatgtatttccttatatacactctatgtaatcccctatgtatttccttatgtacactctatgtaatcccctatgtatttccttatgtacactctatgtaatcctctatgtacttccttatgtacactctatgtaatcccctatgtatttccttatgtacactgtatgaactgccctatgtatttccttatatacactatgtaatcccctatgtatttccctatgtacactgtatgaactgccctatgtatttccttatgtacactctatgtaatcccctatgtatttccttatgtacactctatgtaatcccctatgtacttccttatgtccACTCTATGTAatctcctatgtatttccttatgtacactatgtaatccgctatgtatttccttatgtacactctatgtattcccttatatatttccttatgtacactctatgtaatcccctatgtattcccttatgtacactgtatgaactgccctatgtatttccttatgtacactatgtaatccgctatgtatttccttatgtacactttatgaactgccctatgtatttccttatgttcactctatgtaatcccctatgtatttccttatgtacactctatgtaatcccctatgtatttccttatgtacactctatgtaatccgctatgtatttccttatgtacactctatgtaatcccctatgtatttccttatgtacacttcaTGTAaacccctatgtatttcctaatgtacactctatgtaatccgttatgtatttccttatgtacactctatgtaatccgttatgtatttccttatgtacactctatgtaatcccctatgtatttccttatgtacactctatgtaaacccctatgtatttccttatgtacactctatgtaaacccctatgtatttccttatgtatctatgtaatccgttatgtatttccttatgtacactctatgtaatcccctatgtatttccttatgtacactctatgtaatccgctatgtatttccttatgtacactttatgaactgccttatgtatttccttatgtacactctatgtaatctgctgtgtatttccttatgtacactatgtaatcccctatgtatttccttatgtacactctatgtaatccgctatgtatttccttaagttcactttatgaactcccctatatGTTGAAATTCTGAAGATTCTCGTGTAATAAGTGGACCTGCTGCTGTGAGGCATTGTGAAGTTATAGTGCAGTGTTTATCTCATGAGTTTTAACCAGTCCACCGGCGGATGAACCAAGATTTCGCCGGCCATCTCCCTGGTTATGAGTGGGGCCAATGTATTCACAAGATACATGGGCTTTATTGCTGCAAATAGTTGTAGTGAGTATTGGTGTCTCACGGAATCTCATCAGTagtgatttaattaatatacaacTTGTGTTCACCACCACACACACATTGATTCCCCGCtttctattttaaattttttaaatcCCCGCATtctttcttcttcattatttttcGGGGTGAGTCTATTCACACGCCTCACCAATAGGGTTAGGTACGTACATACAATGTTGTAGTTGTGTGTATCGAAAGTTGACTAATGTTTACGAAATCATTTATTATCATAAGCTAgcgatgtacctaactgaaattCGTGCAAATTGTCGGTAGTTTGCATCCGATAATCTATTTCAAGCTTTACGCATACCTTCCTAACTTACCCAAAGAATATGCGTTTATTCCGGCCTATATGGTGGGTCATAAAACTCATAATCCAAggaaatttattatttattgcataCATGATCAccgaaatattatttacattaaatgatTGTTAATAACACTGAtgaatatatttacaaattaactaATAGTAAGACTATTCgactaattttattatttctattttttatgataatgtCATGTTTTATGTACAAGAGAATAATCTTTTAGAATGAAACGTTCAAACCTTATTTCAAGTATACTTGTGGTATTTTACATGGCTATACTAGTCTATGGTCTTACCATAGAATAATGGTAATGGCGATTCTAAcggtaaattatatttttatattggtaATTAGACATTTGATTTATTTCATAACGAAGTTTGTGCGAAAATAACTTGAGTTTTAAACAGTCCAGATTGATTTTATGTACCTTATGTTCTGGCatagttttaaaaagtttcccatgtttattattatcaaatgTCTAAATATCAAAATAGATTTTACAACAAACAGCTTAACATTAGAaatatcttaattttaattcctgagaatttaattttaatacaaatatcaATGATTACAGTAAGACCAggataataatttgaaataattctGTCTATACAAATTCTGAGATAAGAGTGAGTTCAAAATAAGTGACGAATATTACTTTAAATGTAACTTATCTGGCACAgggtattattataatttttataaaaatttcaGGTTTTTACACATACGTATAATTTAATTGACCTCATTATGAAATCTATCGTGTTCAAGGGTGAAacattaataagtaggtatccaaagaaaaaaaaaaatgcagtacTGAGTAAATTCCGCAAAAGAAACATTGCTTTTTGGTATGATGATGACAACATTCacttatttcaatgaaaaaaaaatccatgcactcaaaaattattttcattaatttatttaacaactgTGCTTGTTTCACTGTCTTGTTGACTGCAGAGCATGAatcctattttttttaacatttgactgctagaatttatttataattttatttcttaccaATAAGTGACCTCAGTAAGAGTTTGGTTTTCGCAATCAACATAGGCGccggcggccatcttgaaatggccaatataatataatgcCATTACAcaggctttatttatttacaatttaatgaATCGAACCATTACTTACTATGTACATACAAGTATCAGatgattaatataatttttgagcattatttttaatgacagaatgtttacaattaattttgtttaacacTTTTATATTTTCGTGGCTTAAGTTTTGAGAACaacaatttataattaagtttataattacTTGAATTTTAAGGTTTGGTTTCCATTTTCTtctttgtataatatttattttagtgagTAGGTATCTATTAGGGTTGTTGCACACTTATGAGATGACGCTTTTTTCACTGCATATTTAGTTCATTAATGTGCTCGTACCCTTATTGAAAAATTCAGACTTGCTAAACTGCCTGATTAAGCCGTAGCCTTATTATGACGTTTTGAAACTATTGTTAGTAAGAGATGGCTCAATTTTGGACAAATAACTCCAAATCTTTACGTAACAAGTATAGTTTTAAAACATCATAATACCTACTGTTTCAATATCTAGTACCAAAAAACTTAACGTTTAACATCAAAATCCAGCAAGTTCATAATACTAAGAATTGTTTAACTGTACAATATTGTGcctatataataaatacattctAAATTAATCTAAATAAGTAACTAAGTTACGTCATATATTTGTTTTACGTTAACTAAGTTACAATCAACTTATTTTACAATTCAATGAttggtttattaatttattttttagtaattaattttctaaGTTAGCACTGTATGAGGTCCTGTGACTATTGATTTTCAATACactcataatatattttataatatatagtTTGTGAATATATTTTGGGTTGCAATATGTAAAGTAAATTGAGAATGTAATTGAGTTTTGGGAATTCATACAAATCATTAAAATGTGTGACATTGCTTGGCATGTCTAAGCATTATTTTAAAGTGACCACTCAGAACTATTCAAATAAGTGCCATTCAAATCCATTATTCATCAAAGTCCGAGAAAAATACATTCCAATATTACAAATGTGAAAATATAACAAGTTCCAATATTACAAATAGTAAACATAGAGTTATATCACTATTTCAACTTTTTTCTTGAACAAGACAATAACAAGAATACACATCATTCGGCAGTAAAAAACCTCATCCGAACAGGTCCATCTTCTTTTCATcagtataataaaatgaaaaatcctGGAAGAAAACCATATAGTTCGGCCTCCATATATGGCTTTGTATTGTAGCCACGGTGCCACAGATAGACACACATAGCAGTCAAACTTAAAACACCCATCATTTTGCGCTGggtttaaaaaaagaagaaaaaataatttaaaaaatagaacCCGTTACTCAACTACCAGTGCCTACACTCTCATACAGTGCTGCTTCGTTCGGCCCCGCACTAATGTCATCGGAGACCGAAGTGCATGATCACTCATGTCAGGAGCTGCAGACACGTGCATAAAACgatttaagtaattattattgtaataaatgtgTCTATTTCGTGTAATTTGGTGTGTATTCGAATTCTTTATTGCAATATCTCAAAATGCGAAAGActccataataataatatttatcactttACCGGAATAAAACCTCTAATAACAATCTTTGcgaaaaaaaagaattaagtaaaccaattttaaaaaaagaaccCGTCACTCTTAGCAACAGTGCTACCTATACCCGTTGCTACCTACTCTCTCATACAGTGCTGCTTCGCTCGCATCCCGCACTAACGTCATCGGAGACCGAAGTGCATGAGCACTGACGTCAGGAGCAGCAGACACGTGCCGCTGGTGGTGATGCCGTGGATAGCGCTCGTGTTGCGTCGTAAGATCGCCGCCATTTTGTTACCTGGAAAATGGTAGTTGATTTTACAAAATGTCGGATAGTTCATGGTTAAGGACAGCGGTATTACGACCTGTTTTGTCGTGTGTTAAGTTTGCAAATAGCAGGGAAGCAAAACATTCTGGATTTCTGGGTCGGGCTAAAATTGCTTCGTGAGTTTTAGAAACATTAACAAAACAGTTCAAAGTTTGGGACTTGGCGGTGCTAAGATCTCGTGCACGGGATGACGGGTGACCTCAATACGGCATTACAATTCCTTAAGAAGCTGTCAGGTGAATTTGACAAAACTGGCACTAGGCTTGTTAGGTGGCCCCGCAGCTCACTCCATAAGGAGAAGATCCCTGTTCCCTTCCAATATAATCAAAATTTACTCCAAACAATACTCACTGCCTTCAGAAACGAAGACATGTATGGAAGCGGGCTCCGTATTACTCGCGCTGCACGTATAGTTCCCGGAGTCCTTGAGCGTGGCGCCGCGCACGGTCAGCCGCGACTGCGTGCGCGCACCCGGTTCTGTTTCCACTGTGATGCCACCGCGGGTAGCATCGTAGTTGATCATGCGGTCGTTGTGGTACCAGAACACGTATTGGGGTGGTGTTGGGCTCTGGAAGGCAGAAGGAATAAGatgttaattgaaaataaagctGATAATTGTGGCTATAGGATCCTATTTGAATAGGCACATAAAAGAGTCAAGTCATATAAAGTAGTATTTTCTTATgaagattgtttatctttagttaaaAGCCTACTAGATACACTATTAATTtagagtcggaatcgcgcattAGAATATTTTGAGGATAATACCTACACAATCAACGGAATCGAAATGGCTATGACAAACAGAGAAGTAGGTAAGTAGCCAGTTAATGCAGTTCTAATTTTGGTAAAGAACTCAAAACATTATAGGTCAATGCTGAAAATAAGGAAACTGTCCTTGCAGTGTAGGACGCATTTCCTTTATATCATTACCAAAAAATAAGACAACCGATTCTAATTCTCCAACACATCCTTTACGACCTCATCAAGCTTTAACACAAGACACAACAATTCAATTCATGCCACCAAAATCGAAAACGCTATAACACAGTCCAAACTCCACATGTAAAATAAACCGACTTTACGAGAAGGTGCCACAAGATGTCGTAAAACCCCAGTTGGCTGTAAACTTTCACAACACATGTAAATAACTGACGTATATTGAATGAACCCTTCATGTATTACAcgatgtgttttgtttttgtctcGTCAAATGATAATTTGAAAGGGCGACAACGTTCAGTGGGAATTCGTTgaggtaaataattttatgaatctTTAGGTACTTAGTacctaggtaatttatttacgcattatttgtcaattatatttatttaccctcttcagtatttttttcgtataatgtggtaaataacaaatatcactTCCCAATATGGGTTCAGAAGAAGGAAGTATCAGACTTttgctgactaaaacccatcatgttccttcggagattcttatgtacctacaacaaccaaatgtacattatggaatgcaataaatgatatgatatgatatacaATTCCACAGTCCACCTGATAGGTATCTTGCTGATATTAAAAAGCTAAAtagtttgtttctttatttgaaGGCACTTATCTCAGGAACAATTTgactaatttaataatttatattcctacGAGATACTGGTGAAACCGATAGCGGAAGCTAGGCCATACTAAGTCTACACAATgaccccattttttttaatacaaaactgCAAAATTAGAATGTTctacaaaaaatctaaaatcgcTAAATCGCTTATTTCGATAGTCGAGCAGTAAACATGTCCAGTACATAGCCAGTTTGATGAGTCTCGACTTGAATATTCCGACCGGTCAAAGAGTTATTCGgatatttgatatgcaatttctGGGGAAGCCTGAAGGCTGGCTTTATTTACATCGCGTACATAGAACTTGAACATAACAGCAATGTTGGCGTAACTATAGTTTGCTGGTTTTGTAATGAAAATTCAAGCTGTTTGGTTTGCTGGTCAGAAAGTGCTGGCGTCGACTGACCGTTCAGCACAGCTTGGGATGCATTTTAAGACGATGagttacatttttgaaaatatgattataactgttattatctaaaaatattatttactgtcgTAATGAGAAAGTTTAAAATTGCAATACCTATATGTGTTTACAACCCACAAAAACATATGTAGTTTCCTTAATATTTAAAAGGTTAGAAGTGTAGTAAGCAAATAGAAGTTTCTTGTTTGACGTATTCACAAACGGGTCATAATTCAATTGAGCAGTTTATACCATTTGTACTTTGGTTAAAGGTCAGGGCACAATTATAGACCAAACATTAATCAGAGAGCTTAGATGTGGGGAATTATCAATTAAGCGCTTAACATTCCAACTAGTGTGTTACTAATGTATCGGATATGCATTGGATCGCTCGCAGTAGCTAAATTACATCTATGATGCTTATGGACTTAATATCTAGTGGCCTGGCAGATAGGTTTAGGATAATCATTAGCCCGCTTTTCACTATTACCAATATTAAATTTACTCACGATTCCGTTCGCGGTTTTCGTAACTTTCCGTAACcgagaaaaatataatatttgttttctacTTACTCtatgaaatagtaaaaaaaatgtgagcTTATATTTTAGAATTTAGAGAAGTCCGCGAATTGTAACTTCTGTGCATCAATACATGTTAGTGGACTCGCGCCGACGCATATACATTCTTTGTTCTCGAACAATTTTGGTGTAATTTCACAATACAGTAAATGGGAAAAGACTTAATTTCACAGTCCTTTtgtaatagtttaaattgagtCAAATATAGAGAGCCATTAGAACCGCAAATGAATCGACACGGATATCGCTTCATCTTGAAATAAGTTGTTCCCATTTACACTAGCTTTCAATAAATCTGGgtcagttataaaaatattgacccGGATTCTAAGtgtgtgtctgtctgtttgtgttGAGAGCTGTGAACTATCTTGTGGCTCAAGTGGGGGTAGTTTAATCTCAAACTTCGATAACAGCTGGTATTATTAAAGCGGTGAGGGGTGAGATTGGCAGTTTGTAGTATTTAGAAATGTTGTAtcaactaataaataatttgttctgCTTTCAATTTGAATTATAATTATCAGACGAATTTGACTTACTTGTATTTGCCGTATGTATATCAACAGTGATATCTTATAAAGAGTTCATTTTTAGACTAcagttacttaaaaataaaaacggaCCTCTTATTAGATCACTTTGTTGTCTTTCCGTCTCCCATGACCAttacttttataatataaatacctaCGTAGACCCAATACATATATCacattgcataaataatttgttacagCTAACAACAGTAACCATTTACCTATTAATTTCACCTAACAAGCAAACACAAACCAAACATTATAAATCAAGATAACCAACTACCCTTTAACGTCtactttaaaacgaaaataccCATCTAGAGGGGCGTAAATCGATAGATCGTAACCGCGAGCCGACCTCGCCTCTCTTAATTACAGCGAACGATCCTACATACAACGCTCAGCTTCCCtcgttaagaaaaataatgttggcAAAGAAAAAACGTACAAAATCCaaagtgaaaatattatttttttttctcctgTAAAACATGCAATTAGTCTGCTCTATAATGCGCTCGGAATTtgagaacatttttttattcctttttttctcttttgttttttaagtagGTTAAGAGTATGCTGTTGCAGATTTGGAGGTggttatgtaaattaaaaagagaATTTCAGTGTTAAAGAGGTGACttctataatatttaatttgcagGTTTGACACTGTAAGCTTTGATTCGGCTGGCTCTGGCACTTGACAATGCGGTTTCGGTGTTGCAGTGACTTTTCATGAAATAATCTAGGCCAGCATGGGCTTATGATTTAACAACTGCAATTTAAGGGCAAATCCTGATTAAAGTGACATACAATTATCTCTTTACTGGAAACTGGAATCAGTTTTTCCAAATTCTTATTGTGTTGAGTAAGTAGCGTTATTAAAAAAGAGTCTGAAGTGTAATTTTAGCtcaattcaatttaaattaattccatGGAGATTTCCTAGGCATCATTAGTGTCAAAGTAAGGAGTCACCTTCTCAACGATGCATATAAGATGTATGACACTGCCGAGATCGACGTGGTGCTCTCCGGAGCCCAGGATGAAGGCTTCTGGCACCACTATCTGCAGCCGCACGTAGTGGGACACGATGCCTGTTCGCGTTGACACCTGGAATTGAGGGTTTATGCTGGTTAACATcgtgttttttttgtaacaacagTGTATTCATACTAAAACGTTTTCATATAAAATCAGTTTAGCGATTTGACTGAGGGTGGTAAATAGCATtcctttattaaattataaagattttaaaacataaCAGTACCTATAACTACTTTATTGTtctatataagttttttttccgGAGTGTAAAAGGTGAGATTGCGAATGGTGGCAAGGAAAAAATAATAGGCAGTAATCAGTTTCTGCGAATGTCGATGTTTGGTAGAAATCAGTATCTGCGAAAAAGTAATTTTCTATAAAAGAGATCTCGctaattttgttctattttttgaCACAGAATCCTTACCTATGTTGTTTTGTAGAATGACAatactaaaaatacattttctatttatatctaaCATCAAGAACGTCACAGTTTTCATTATGCTATCAGAAATAAAAGCTGTTTATTTACAGTTCAAGAGACTGAGAATAAAcacaaagttatttttgttttatttaagtatttcaatggattgtctttgaaaaattattcaaGGCGTAGTAAAAGAAAAATCCAAGAAGCCTGCAAAAATATGGCtacttaacaaaaataaatggtaggcatctccaaaaaaaaaacgttgtttTGACGAAAAATATTCGTGTATTTAGATTTATTGGCCTTAGCGTCTGTCTGTAAAGCACCTAGCATATATTAAGTGAGGCGCACACGAAGCACTTTTGTTCGCACACCTATTGTATTCCTCGAAACGGCTTATTTTACGATCCGTTTTTATAACCTCGTGTGGTGCCAGTATTACAACGGTTTGCAAATTGCAAATAAAACTGAAGTTTGTTTGAATTACTGTGGAATGCAGAAATGTTTGACTTTTAAAGCTGCAGACTTTTTGCACGACCGATAatcggaccgattttttgtaggacgttcTTACTGGAATTTTCTGACTAACTTGTTGTAGAATATGCGTGTTGCACTATTGCTATCAATGTCTTCTATTttattcctacaaaaaatcggtcaccgattatcgGACGTGTGACGCAGCCTAAAATCATACTTCGTGACACGTGaacatatttttgattttaagcACATCAAACTCGGCAACGTCGCCAAGACAAGTCGGCGACATGTCGGCGACCTAATTTGCGTATAATAAATTGTCCTATTGAGTGAAGGCAGAGACGAATCACAAAGACGGTAGCGTTTTCTGTGGTCTAGggcataaataaatctttatgaTAGTCCACGTATCGTTCCAGAGGAATATCTAAAGAAACTGATGGTAAATATGAGTGATCCTACAGATATTCAAAATAGTATCAGTTACTAAAATATTATGGTGACAATATAGGTACCTCCTAATAATTTCAAGTAAAACAGAACGAGATCTAAACGCAATCATACAAGAACCATTCCATCCCATTCCCATCCCATCCCACATCCAAGTACCATCCACATGTAAGTTGTGAAAATCATTTTCGTTACATGCAAATACGAAGCGATACCATCAGCATACGGTGAGCATTCCTTTTtcaacacggagtaaggaaagatgagcggaggtgccataatgcaggtaggtcaggcgccttcttctaggtcaaattcgtacggtgggcatgaccaaaacgatcatgTA encodes:
- the LOC124638112 gene encoding hemicentin-2-like, yielding MMRWRLTGGMGIQLAAAIFCMLPLFTSSTGDIRHHGTSRARGWRAGVQPAADVTANNTVSNITAQLGGTAYLHCLVGHLSERGQVSWIRKRDWHILSSGKFTYTNDERFQVLHGEGSEDWTLQIKFVQKRDNGTYECQVSTRTGIVSHYVRLQIVVPEAFILGSGEHHVDLGSVIHLICIVEKSPTPPQYVFWYHNDRMINYDATRGGITVETEPGARTQSRLTVRGATLKDSGNYTCSASNTEPASIHVFVSEGSNKMAAILRRNTSAIHGITTSGTCLLLLTSVLMHFGLR